Genomic window (Methyloprofundus sp.):
AACCAAATACAATATTGCCACAGCTGCTAAATAATTTTGTAAGGTTTAATACTGCACATCGACCTATGTGCAAGTTTTACAATATCATTGCTTCATTTTAAATATCAAACAACAAGGAAAACATTATGAAAATAGCTAATAAAACTAAATTTGCCATCGGAACCTCTTTAATTGCAGGACTTACTGCTGGTTGCGCGGGCAACAACCCATTTGCCCAAGACGATTTAGCTTCAGGCTATAAAAATGAAGCCAAAGCAACTGCAGAACACGGTGCAGATAAAATGAAAAGTGGTACTTGTGGTGAAGGTAAATGCGGTGGCCAAATGACAGAAAAAGCTAAAGCTGCTGAAAAAGATGCCAAAAAAGCAATGGAAGGTAAATGCGGTGAAGGCAAGTGCGGCGGTAGTAAATAAGCCTTACTTACTGAGACTTTTCACTGCGACTAACTCGTGCGAGTGGAGCAGCTAGCGACCCTGTCAGAAAACGTTATCTGCGCTACGCTTGATAAGTACCTAAGTACAATCACTTTAACATTTTACTTGTCTTTTTCCCATCTTCCGCGCTGCATAAAGAATTACGTAGCCAGCTATGCACCTATTTATACACCTTGAAGATGAAAAAAACCTGCGGATTGTAGTTAAATTAATTATGCTTAGGTACTTAAGCTGTTCCGACCTATACTATTTTTAGTATGCATTTCTTTTCAAATATAACGCCTAATTAACAGGCAAAAAATAGCGACGATAGAAAATGTCAGGTTCAATGGTTGGTTATAGCTTTACGCTAACAACTTAACCCCCAGCTCTTCCAAATAACCATTATGCTCATCTTTAAACTTTTTAATCTCTTTTTCTAAATCTGCCAGCTCACCATGCACTTCATCCAAATCAACAATAGCCTCAGGTTTAGCGGTACTGACATACCTAGAAATATTTAAGTTAAAATCATTTTTCTCTATCTCTTCAAATGATACGGCACGAGCATATCGCTCCTCTTCTTTTCTATACTGATAGGTATCAACTATCTTATCTATATCTTCATCTCTTAAATGATTTTGTCTTTTGCCCTTTTCAAAATACTCGCTGGCATTAATAAAAAGCACATCATCACTCTTTTTGCACTTTTTAAGGTAAGCGCTCAATTCTCAGCGTAATTCCCAGCTGCTCACATTAATGCAACACTATTCCCATCATTAAATACCACGGGGATTTTAAATGGCGGCATTAGAAAAAGTACGGGCTGAAACGTTCTGGTCTACTCACATAGAGCACTGGCAAGCATCAGGGCAATCCCAGGCGGCTTATTGTCGGCAACACGATTTATGCCCGCAAAAGTTCAGCTATCGGAAATGCAAATCAACAGTAAAATCCACTGACCACTCCGGATTTGCACGCATTCAGGTTGATGAGGAACCCTCAGCCGAGCCTGTCACCGGATTGTCGTTACAATTTAATGACGGTACACGATTGGAAGGCATTACGCAGGATAATATGCACTTCATCCGGCCCATGCTAGAGCTATTGCGATGACGGCTGTTGTCATGCGTCCCTCTCTGTCTTTAACGGAGGTGTACCTGTATCGGCAACCCGTTGATTTTCGCAAGTCGCATCGAGGGCTATCGGCTATTGTTGAGTGCGAGTTAGGGCATAATCCTTTTGAAGGGCATTTGTATGCCTTTACCAATAAACGGCGGAACAAGATCAAATGTTTGTTCTGGGAAGATAATGGTTTTGTACTGTATTACAAGTCATTGGCAGAAGAAAAATTCAAGTGGCCCAAAGGTGATGAGGAGACGCTCACTTTAACGGGACAACAGTTGAATTGGTTACTTGACGGCTTTGATATCAGCGCAATGCAAGGCCATAAAAAACTCCAATATGAGTCTGTTTTTTAAGTGTTTTTACGTTCATTATTGCCTCTGAAAATGCTATAATATCAGCATGACTTCAGCCGATATTTCAAATAAAAAACAACAAGATAAAGCCTGTTCTTTGCTGCCGGAAGGCATTGTAATGGTCAACAAAAACCGGACACTTTTTTAAGACGCTTCCCTATAAAATTCTCGCTCAAATTGTAATGGTGATTGATAACCAAGTTTTGAGTGAGTACGTTTGCCGTTATAAAAAGCTAAATAATCAATAATACTTAGCTTTGCTGCTTCTTTGGTTCTAAAGTTGTTGTAATTTAACTCCTCATGCTTAAGACTGCGGAAAAAGCGTTCTGTTGGTGCATTGTCCCAACAGTTCCCTTTACGACTCATACTCTGCTGCATTTGCATGATATCTAGGTGTTGACGATACTCGTAGCTAGCATATTGACTCCCTCTATCCGAGTGATGCAGTACACCTGGTGCTGGTTTTTTTCTCCAAAAAGCCATTTGTAGTGCTCTGACGCATAATGATGTTCGCATATGATCATCAACCGCCCAGCCCACAGCCTGCCGAGAAAATAAATCAATGACAACAGCAACATAGAGCCAGCCTTCAAGTGTCCACACATACGTTATATCCGTTGTCCAGACCTTATTAGGCTCTGTTACCTCAAATTCACGATTCAGCGTATTCGGTGAAATTGAATGATTATGATCACTGTCAGTTGTCACTTTAAATTTCTTAGGGTAGCGCACCTCAAGACCTAATCGTGCCATTGCCTGCCTGACTTTATAGCGTCCCGCATTTATACCTTGTTCTTTCAGTGCCTTAGATATGCGGCGTGACCCATAAATTCTTCTGTTCTCCTCAAAAATATTGTGCACTTTGATATCAAACGCCTCTCTTTCTCTGTTTTTTTCTGTCATTTCAGGCTGCTGATTCCATGCATAAAAAGCACTGGTACTGACTCTCATAACCCGACATAATACTTTAACGGGGTAGGTCTTCTGTTGCTCTCGAATAAATACATATTTTACTCGACTTCTTTCGCAAAGAAGACCGCTGCCTTTTTTAATATTTCGCGCTCCATACGCAACTGTTCGACTTCCTTGCGTAACTTGATTAACTCAGCTTGACCGGACAACGTAGGCGTTGACTTTGTTTCGACTGTCGGTCCTCGTTCTGCTCTAACCCAGCGTCCAATCGCACTTAAGGACACGCCCAAGCTGTCTGCGGCTTGTTGGTGGGTATATCCTTTCTCAATGACTAATTTGGCTGCATCTTGTTTGAATTCAAGATTATATACAGGTCTTTTTGGTTTAGTTTGCTTACTCATATTCACCTCTAATGGACATTATAAATCTGTCTTTAGAAGTGTCCTGTTTTATTAAACCATTTCAATCCTCGGCACTTACTTCTGGGTAATCACTGCCTAGCTCTTTTTTAACAGACTCGACATAATTATCCGATAGGTAGCGTAAAAACAAAAATGACAGCATATAATCCCTAAAATCATCTGCATTCATTGCGCCCCTGAGGTCATCGGCGATTGCCCAAAGGGTTTTCCCTAGTTCTTTTTGCTCATCATCACTCATGCTTTAAGCCACTTGTTTTTATAAAATTCATCTATCTTGTCAAAAATAGTCAATAACTCTTCTTTATAAGCAAAAATATTATTTAAGGCTTCTGCCATTTCTTGCGGGTCATCATCATATTGATGTGCGATATTATTTCTAATGTCTCTTAACGTTTTCCAGATAAGCGCATTCTCTAATAGCCCTATTTTTTCCAATTGATTTAAAATATCTACAAAAGTTAATTGTTCAATATTATCTACATAATCAGAAACAATCATTTTAAAGAGTCTTTGCCCTATGGTATCTTGTAGTTTAGTAAACCTAAATAGATACTGGTCAATTGCCGCCACCTCTTCATCACTTAACAGTTTATACCGTGGTGCAGACAAAGGAAATATCTCGTTCACGTTTGCGTAAGATTGCTCTATTCTTAGTTTATGCTTTTGGCATTCATTGATATATTTTTGAATTTTTAGCGTTTTATCGTTCAAAATAATCCCCTTTTGTAAGGCTTGCTTTTCTATGGCTCGATTTTTATCTCTTGAGATAACGACATCAATCTTTTGCTCGCCTATTTTTCGCTTTAGTGAGACTAAAAAATCTATCTTTTTCTCTACTAGATTCTCTTGAGCCTCGCACTTTATATATAAATCTATATCGCCCCCTTTTAGAGTGTCATCAACACGAGAGCCAAATAGAGAGATTTTTCCCCGTTTAAAAACCTGTTTAAAACTGGTAATAATCGCATCTACCTCTTTAGAGGTTAATCGCATTACGCCTCTCCACTGACAAACATCTGCTGCATTAAGCCTTTCTTGTGTTTTTTAAGGGCTTCGACTTTTTTGCTTGTAGCTTCTATGAGAGTGTCAAGAGAGGAGAGGCAAGCGGCTATTTTTTGTTGTTCATTTGGGTCTTTTGGAAAAAATATTGGTAAAGATTTAATAATATCAGCATTTAAATTCTTTATGCCTCCACCTGCTGCATTATCAATAAAAAATTTCTGACTATTAGGTGATAGAATTAAATAATATAGGTAATCACTGTGTATATTTTCTTTGATATTTGTTACTGCAATCCAACCATCATGTATACATGATTTTATTTTCATAATATATGGTCGTCCAAAACTCATTGAGTTTGATAAAATCAAATCCCCAAATTTAACTTCTCTAGTTTTACTTAAAGCAGATGTTTTAACTCTTTCTTTTGTATATGTAACATATTTTGAATTTTTATCAACATCTCCAATTTTTAGCCAATTAAGTCCACCTAATTCAGTTGTCATATAATTATCAATAGGTCTTGGTGAGCCTCCTCTTACAATATCTGATATATCATTCAAAATATTCTCCTCCCACTCCCCACTAAAGCCATCAAATCTAAGCTTAGGCACTTTTTCGCCCTCGCTGGGAAAGAGTTGTTGCATCAAGCCTTTTTTATGTTTTTTCAGGGCATCACTTTTTTTGCTTGTGGCTTCTATAAGCGCATCAAGAGAGGAGAGGCAAGAGGCTATTTTTTGTTGTTCTTTTTCGGATTTTGGAAAATAGGTAGGTAAAGATTTGATAATATCAGCATTTAAATTTCGTATACCACCACCTGCGGCATTATCAATAAAAAAACTCTGGCTATTAGGTGATAAAATTAAATAATATAAGTAATCACTCTGTATATTTTCTTTGATATTCGTTACTGCAATCCAACCATCATGTATACATGATTTTATTTTCATAATATATGGTCGTCCAAAACTCATTGAGTTTGATAAAATCAAATCTCCAAAGTTAACCTCTCTAGTTTTACTTAAAGCAGATGTTTTAACTCTTTCTTTTGTGTATTTAACATATTTTGAATTTTTATCAACATCTCCAATTTTTAGCCAATTAAGTCCATCTAAGTCAGTTGTCATATAATTATCAATAGGTCTTGGAGAACCTCCTCTTACAATATCTGATATATCATTCAGATGTTTCTCCTCCCACTCCCCACTAAACTCTTTAAACCGTAACTCAGGCACTAACTTACTCATCATAAGCCTCCAAACCCGATAGCTCTCTACCTTTTGCCATCTTTCTAAGCAGTGGACTCAGCTCTTCCATCAAGGCTAACTCTTTAAGCCGTCTTTCTTTCCACCCAAGTTCTAAAGGCGCTAACAAATCCGTCAGTTGCTCACCATCAAAGATTGATCTATCTAAAATAATATCGACAAAACTTTGCAGCCTTGTTGTTTCAAGCTTGTTTTTTTGAGCTAAGGCGTTAAGTTCCGTTGTATTTTTAGCACTTCTAAAATCTGCATAGCCTTTTTTTATACTTTCTTCATCCAGTGCTTTACCTACTTCAAGGCTATTAATATAGGCGATCAACTCCGCTTGCTCATCCAGTAAATTGGCGTTTGATTTGAGCAGGTTTATCAGTTGGGCTTTACTCATGCTTTGCTTTTTAGGCTCGTTTGAAGCGTATTGACTGACAAGGCTCATAATATAGTCATAATCTATCAGTGCTGAGGCAAACAGCACAAACTCAAAATCAAGCTGTTCTACTTCATCGGGTACTTGTTCACCTTTATCTCGCTTGTGTTGCAATCTTTTAGCGGTTTCAAGATACATAGATTTAAAGGCTCGCAGATCATCGTTAGGGATTGCCGCTTCTATCGCTTCGACTTGCTCAGGTTTTAAATCGGTGTGTTGGTCAAGTTGCGTTTTTAGGCGTTGTATCTCTTTAAAGGTATTGATAAATTCGGCTCTTGCCTCATCGCCTTTCAAGTTGGCTATTTCGTGGGGTTTGTTCTCTAGGTCGTGCGCTTGCATAAATTGCGCTAGTTTTTCAGTGGCCTCTTTAAATTTTTCTATAGTTTTAGGAGCCGTCTCAACCAGCCATATTTCTTTGGGTGTGTTGGTGTCTTCACCGCTAAACAGGGCGATGGCTTCATCAACTTCATTTTGCAGAGCGCGAAAATCCAAGATATTGCCATAAGGCTTAGTGTCGTTTAATACGCGATTGGTGCGTGAAAAGGCTTGAATCAGTCCGTGGTATTTTAAGTTTTTATCCACATAAAGCGTATTTAAAAATTGACTATCAAACCCTGTTAATAGCATATCGACAACGATGGTAATGTCTATTTTTTCTTTATGGGCTAAATCCGCATTGGGGTATTTTTGGTTTTTGATGCGAGTTTGTACATCTTGGTAATAGACATCAAAGTTATTGAGGCTGTGATTGGTGCTAAAGTGTTGATTGTAATCGTCGATAATCTCTTTTAGTGCCTCTTTTTTAAGGTTCGGTTCTATTTTATTGTCTTCTCGCTCTGTTGGCAGGTCTTCTTGCAGTTGTGCAACGTCTTTGTTGCCCTCAGCGGGTGGCGAGAAGACACAGGCGATATTTAGTACATGATCCTGTTCTTTAAAAAGTCTAAAATAGTCTATCGCATCGTTGATACTGGCAGTGGCAAACACGGCATTAAACTTTTTATCGGCAGTTGTTTGGTCATGTTTGGCAAGTATGGCTTCTACAACGGCTTTTTTTGAGGTATTCGCCTTTTGTGCCTCTTCACCCTCAGGTTTAAAATAATCTATATGAAAACGTAATACATTGCCATCCTCTATCGCATGGGTGATGGTGTAGTTATGCAGCTCTTTTTCAAAAATATCTTGGGTGGTTTTAAGACTGGCTATATCATCTTCTATCATTAAACTTTGGGCATTTTGTTCAAAAATAGGTGTGCCTGTAAAACCAAATAATTGCGAGTTGGGGAAAAACGCTTTTATGGCATTGTGATTTTTACCAAATTGCGAACGGTGGCATTCATCAAAAATAAAAACAACGCGCTCATTGGCAAGTGGGGCTAGTTTCTCTTTGTAATTGTTTTTATTCGTGCCATCTAAGGCAAGCCCTAATTTTTGAATCGTGGTCACAATCACTTTATCAGCATAGTCTGTTGAGAGTAATCGCTCGACTAGCGTATAGGTGTTGGTGTTTTCTTCCACACAGTTTTCTTGAAACTTATTAAATTCTTCGCGTGTTTGACGGTCTAGGTCTTTTCTATCTACCACAAAAAGCACTTTTTTGATGGTGTCATTGCTTTTAAGTAGCGTTGAGGCTTTAAAAGAGGTCAGTGTTTTTCCACTGCCCGTAGTGTGCCAGATGTAACCATTGCCTCGATTATCGTCTATGCACTCTACAATGGCTTCAACCGCATAAATTTGATACGGCCGCATCATCATCAGCTTGGCTTCACTCTGCACCAGTACCATATAACGGTTTATCATCTCTGCCAATTTACATTTAGATAAAAAGGCATCGCTAAATTCATCTAAGTGGGTTATTTTTTTGTTCTTTTTATCCGCATATTGATAGATAGGTAAAAAACGCTCATCAGCATCAAAACTAAAGTGTTTATTGTCATTGTTGGCAAAGTAGTAGGTATTGCTGAGGTTAGAGACAATGAACAGTTGCATAAAACAAAGCAGTTTATTGGTGTAACCATTACCCGCATCCTTTTTATAGTCGATGATTTGTTGCATCGCTCGCCGTGGGCTTATCTGCAATGTTTTAAGCTCAATTTGCACCAAAGGAAGGCCATTTAACAGCAATATCACATCATAACGGTGAGAACTGTCTCTTGTGTTTATTTTGAGTTGGTTGATGACTTCAAACGTGTTTTTGCA
Coding sequences:
- a CDS encoding transposase, IS66 family, with amino-acid sequence MTAVVMRPSLSLTEVYLYRQPVDFRKSHRGLSAIVECELGHNPFEGHLYAFTNKRRNKIKCLFWEDNGFVLYYKSLAEEKFKWPKGDEETLTLTGQQLNWLLDGFDISAMQGHKKLQYESVF
- a CDS encoding transposase, IS3 family, yielding MRVSTSAFYAWNQQPEMTEKNREREAFDIKVHNIFEENRRIYGSRRISKALKEQGINAGRYKVRQAMARLGLEVRYPKKFKVTTDSDHNHSISPNTLNREFEVTEPNKVWTTDITYVWTLEGWLYVAVVIDLFSRQAVGWAVDDHMRTSLCVRALQMAFWRKKPAPGVLHHSDRGSQYASYEYRQHLDIMQMQQSMSRKGNCWDNAPTERFFRSLKHEELNYNNFRTKEAAKLSIIDYLAFYNGKRTHSKLGYQSPLQFEREFYREAS
- a CDS encoding transposase, IS3 family, producing the protein MSKQTKPKRPVYNLEFKQDAAKLVIEKGYTHQQAADSLGVSLSAIGRWVRAERGPTVETKSTPTLSGQAELIKLRKEVEQLRMEREILKKAAVFFAKEVE
- a CDS encoding type I restriction enzyme, S subunit → MMSKLVPELRFKEFSGEWEEKHLNDISDIVRGGSPRPIDNYMTTDLDGLNWLKIGDVDKNSKYVKYTKERVKTSALSKTREVNFGDLILSNSMSFGRPYIMKIKSCIHDGWIAVTNIKENIQSDYLYYLILSPNSQSFFIDNAAGGGIRNLNADIIKSLPTYFPKSEKEQQKIASCLSSLDALIEATSKKSDALKKHKKGLMQQLFPSEGEKVPKLRFDGFSGEWEENILNDISDIVRGGSPRPIDNYMTTELGGLNWLKIGDVDKNSKYVTYTKERVKTSALSKTREVKFGDLILSNSMSFGRPYIMKIKSCIHDGWIAVTNIKENIHSDYLYYLILSPNSQKFFIDNAAGGGIKNLNADIIKSLPIFFPKDPNEQQKIAACLSSLDTLIEATSKKVEALKKHKKGLMQQMFVSGEA
- a CDS encoding type I restriction enzyme, R subunit, producing MSAKENKIEKDFIGKLQALKYTYRPDIRDNEALEQNFRQKFQALNQVNLTDNEFTRLLEQIISPHVFKTSKRLRETNSFEREDGTPLHYTLVNIKDWCKNTFEVINQLKINTRDSSHRYDVILLLNGLPLVQIELKTLQISPRRAMQQIIDYKKDAGNGYTNKLLCFMQLFIVSNLSNTYYFANNDNKHFSFDADERFLPIYQYADKKNKKITHLDEFSDAFLSKCKLAEMINRYMVLVQSEAKLMMMRPYQIYAVEAIVECIDDNRGNGYIWHTTGSGKTLTSFKASTLLKSNDTIKKVLFVVDRKDLDRQTREEFNKFQENCVEENTNTYTLVERLLSTDYADKVIVTTIQKLGLALDGTNKNNYKEKLAPLANERVVFIFDECHRSQFGKNHNAIKAFFPNSQLFGFTGTPIFEQNAQSLMIEDDIASLKTTQDIFEKELHNYTITHAIEDGNVLRFHIDYFKPEGEEAQKANTSKKAVVEAILAKHDQTTADKKFNAVFATASINDAIDYFRLFKEQDHVLNIACVFSPPAEGNKDVAQLQEDLPTEREDNKIEPNLKKEALKEIIDDYNQHFSTNHSLNNFDVYYQDVQTRIKNQKYPNADLAHKEKIDITIVVDMLLTGFDSQFLNTLYVDKNLKYHGLIQAFSRTNRVLNDTKPYGNILDFRALQNEVDEAIALFSGEDTNTPKEIWLVETAPKTIEKFKEATEKLAQFMQAHDLENKPHEIANLKGDEARAEFINTFKEIQRLKTQLDQHTDLKPEQVEAIEAAIPNDDLRAFKSMYLETAKRLQHKRDKGEQVPDEVEQLDFEFVLFASALIDYDYIMSLVSQYASNEPKKQSMSKAQLINLLKSNANLLDEQAELIAYINSLEVGKALDEESIKKGYADFRSAKNTTELNALAQKNKLETTRLQSFVDIILDRSIFDGEQLTDLLAPLELGWKERRLKELALMEELSPLLRKMAKGRELSGLEAYDE